Proteins co-encoded in one Populus trichocarpa isolate Nisqually-1 chromosome 10, P.trichocarpa_v4.1, whole genome shotgun sequence genomic window:
- the LOC7458146 gene encoding DNA replication complex GINS protein PSF2, with translation MAGQSDSTMSLFSSEEIEFMAEDEMVEIVPNLRMDSLNFICGDYGPFYPQLAAQVPIWLALALKKRGKCTIRLPQWMSIENLTQVLEAERDSHAFQPLPFHYVEISRLLFDLAREDIPDMYMVRSLIEDIRDVRFHKVETNLEKFTASTVTWKNMSAMEVNVIRAFAGRALQAFYKHDNEQQTPDTDRTLDKQPQIPTDRPKRNLKPR, from the exons ATGGCTGGTCAATCTGACTCTACCATGTCTCTATTTTCTTCTGAAGAG ATTGAATTTATGGCAGAAGATGAAATGGTGGAGATTGTTCCAAATTTGAGGATGGattctctcaattttatttgt GGGGATTATGGACCATTTTATCCACAATTGGCAGCTCAAGTGCCGATTTGGTTAGCTCTGGCTTTGAAGAAGAGAGGGAAATGCACAATCAGGCTTCCTCAGTGGATGTCAATTG AAAATTTGACTCAGGTTTTGGAAGCAGAACGGGACTCTCACGCATTCCAGCCTTTACCCTTTCATTACGTGGAAATCTCAAGACTTCTTTTCGACCT TGCACGTGAGGACATTCCTGACATGTATATG GTGAGGTCACTTATCGAGGATATCAGAGATGTAAGATTTCATAAAGTGGAGACTAATCTAGAAAAGTTTACTGCATCTACGGTGACG TGGAAAAATATGTCTGCAATGGAAGTCAATGTAATCCGTGCATTTGCTGGGAGAGCTCTGCAGGCATTTTATAAGCATGATAATGAACAGCAAACACCAGATACAGACAGAACGCTGGATAAACAGCCACAAATACCTACTGACAGGCCAAAA CGAAATTTGAAGCCTCGATAA